Proteins encoded by one window of Elaeis guineensis isolate ETL-2024a chromosome 12, EG11, whole genome shotgun sequence:
- the LOC105055520 gene encoding 2-methylpropanoate--CoA ligase CCL4-like, translated as MYEMHFGVPMSGAVHNTINLRLDARTISILLHHSGSKLVFVDPLSLPLLHDALRLLPHSHQPPRVIPIEDPYEENANSSVLPAAGGGLTYEKLIEMGDPEFKWVRPRSEWDPMVLNYTSGNTSSPKGVVHCHRGLYIATVDSLIDWSVPKQPVYLWTLPMFHANGWSCPWGIAAAGGTNVCLRSFDATTIYAALATYRVTHMCGAPVVLNMLANAPDSTRRPLPGPVQILTAGASPPAAVLHRVEALGFSVSHGYGLTETGGMALSCTWKAEWDRLPAAERARLKARQDIRTLATTDIDVIDGSTGESVHRDGTTMGEIVLRGGCVMLGYLKDEEATSRAVRPDGWFYTGDVGVMHADGYVEIKDRSKDVIISGGENLSSVEVESVLYGHPAVNKAAVVARPVEYWGETPCAFVSIKEGVLAAPPTEAEVIGWCRERMPHYMVPKTVVFKPELPKTPTGKIQKYVLREMAGATGSPRPNRVQGVCRLDGELGSRIGEIIGLNESTT; from the coding sequence ATGTACGAGATGCACTTCGGCGTACCGATGAGCGGCGCCGTCCACAACACCATCAACCTCCGCCTCGACGCCCGCACCATCTCCATCCTCCTCCACCACAGCGGCTCCAAGCTCGTCTTTGTCGATCCCCTGTCCCTTCCCCTGCTCCACGACGCCCTCCGCCTCCTCCCCCACTCCCACCAACCCCCCCGTGTGATCCCCATCGAGGACCCCTACGAAGAGAACGCCAATAGCTCCGTACTTCCCGCCGCCGGCGGTGGCCTCACCTATGAGAAATTGATCGAGATGGGCGACCCGGAGTTCAAGTGGGTCCGTCCCAGGAGCGAGTGGGACCCCATGGTCCTCAACTACACGTCCGGCAACACCTCCTCCCCTAAAGGCGTCGTCCACTGCCATCGCGGCCTCTACATCGCCACCGTCGACTCCCTCATCGACTGGTCCGTCCCCAAGCAACCGGTCTATCTCTGGACCCTCCCCATGTTCCACGCCAACGGGTGGAGCTGTCCCTGGGGCATCGCTGCCGCCGGCGGCACCAACGTCTGCCTCCGCAGCTTCGACGCCACCACCATCTACGCCGCCCTCGCCACCTACCGCGTGACCCACATGTGTGGCGCTCCCGTCGTCCTCAACATGCTCGCCAACGCCCCAGACTCCACCCGCAGGCCGCTTCCCGGCCCGGTCCAGATCCTCACAGCCGGCGCTTCGCCCCCAGCGGCGGTGCTCCACAGAGTGGAGGCGCTCGGCTTCTCTGTCAGCCATGGGTACGGGCTCACCGAGACAGGCGGGATGGCGTTGTCCTGCACGTGGAAGGCGGAGTGGGACCGTCTGCCGGCGGCGGAGCGGGCCAGACTCAAGGCGCGCCAAGATATTCGAACTTTGGCCACGACGGATATCGACGTCATCGACGGCTCCACGGGCGAGAGCGTCCATCGAGACGGCACCACCATGGGCGAGATAGTCCTCCGTGGCGGGTGCGTGATGCTCGGCTATCTAAAAGACGAGGAGGCTACGAGCCGGGCGGTGCGGCCGGACGGATGGTTCTACACCGGGGACGTGGGGGTCATGCATGCAGACGGGTACGTGGAGATCAAGGACAGATCGAAGGACGTGATCATAAGTGGCGGTGAGAATTTGAGCTCGGTGGAGGTGGAGTCGGTGTTGTATGGCCACCCGGCGGTGAACAAGGCGGCAGTGGTGGCGCGGCCGGTCGAATACTGGGGGGAAACGCCGTGCGCGTTTGTGAGCATAAAGGAAGGAGTACTGGCGGCGCCACCGACGGAGGCGGAGGTGATTGGTTGGTGCCGGGAGAGGATGCCACACTACATGGTGCCCAAGACGGTAGTGTTCAAGCCGGAATTACCGAAGACGCCAACGGGGAAGATTCAGAAGTATGTGTTGAGGGAGATGGCCGGGGCCACGGGGTCCCCTCGCCCAAATCGTGTGCAGGGAGTCTGTCGGTTGGACGGCGAGCTGGGGTCTAGGATTGGAGAAATTATTGGATTGAATGAGTCTACCACATGA
- the LOC105055424 gene encoding LOW QUALITY PROTEIN: 2-methylpropanoate--CoA ligase CCL4 (The sequence of the model RefSeq protein was modified relative to this genomic sequence to represent the inferred CDS: deleted 2 bases in 1 codon), which translates to MDRMRPNAVNSSPLTPLGFLERTATVYGDCPSVVYHRTVYTWSQTLRRCLRLASSLCSLGISRGDVVSVLAPNVPALYEMHFGVPMSGAVLNTINLRLDARTISVLLHHSGSKLVFVDPLSLPLLRDALRLLPHSHQPRVVPIEDPYEENANSSELSAAGGGLTYEKLIGMGDPEFKWVRPNSEWDPMVLNYTSGTTSAPKGVVHCHRGLFIITVDSLIDWSVPKRPVYLWTLPMFHANGWSFPWGIAASGGTNVCLRRFDSATIYAALATHRVTHMCGAPVVLNMLANAPDSARQPLPDRVHILTAGAPPPAAVLHRAEALGFSISHGYGLTETAGLAISCAWKGEWDRLPAAERARLKARQGVRTLAMAEIDVIDGSTGESVKRDGATMGEIVLRGGCVMLGYLKDEEATSRAVRPDGWFYTGDVGVMHADGYVEIKDRSKDVIISGGENLSSVEVESVLYGHPAVNEAAVVARPDEYWGETPCAFVSIKEGVLAAPPTEKEVIGWCRERMPHYMVPKTVVFKPELPKTSTGKIQKYVLRKMARAMGSPRPSRM; encoded by the exons ATGGACCGAATGAGGCCCAATGCCGTCAACAGCAGCCCCCTCACCCCACTGGGCTTCCTCGAGCGCACCGCCACCGTCTATGGCGACTGCCCCTCCGTCGTCTACCACCGCACCGTCTACACCTGGTCCCAGACCCTCCGCCGCTGCCTCCGCCTCGCCTCCTCCCTCTGTTCCCTCGGAATCTCCCGCGGCGATGTG GTCTCGGTGCTGGCGCCAAACGTGCCGGCGTTGTACGAGATGCACTTCGGCGTACCGATGAGCGGCGCCGTCCTCAACACCATCAACCTCCGCCTCGACGCCCGCACCATCTCCGTCCTCCTCCACCACAGCGGCTCCAAGCTCGTCTTCGTTGATCCCCTGTCCCTCCCCCTCCTCCGCGACGCCCTCCGCCTCCTCCCTCACTCCCACCAA CCCCGAGTGGTCCCCATCGAAGACCCCTACGAAGAGAACGCCAATAGCTCCGAACTTTCCGCCGCTGGTGGCGGTCTCACCTATGAGAAATTGATCGGGATGGGCGACCCGGAGTTCAAGTGGGTCCGCCCCAATAGCGAGTGGGACCCCATGGTCCTCAACTACACGTCCGGCACCACCTCCGCCCCCAAAGGCGTCGTCCACTGCCACCGCGGCCTCTTCATCATCACCGTCGACAGCCTCATCGACTGGTCCGTCCCCAAGCGCCCGGTCTATCTCTGGACCCTCCCCATGTTCCACGCCAACGGCTGGAGCTTCCCCTGGGGCATCGCCGCCTCCGGCGGCACCAACGTCTGCCTCCGCCGCTTCGACTCCGCCACCATCTACGCCGCCCTCGCCACCCACCGCGTGACCCACATGTGCGGCGCACCCGTCGTCCTCAACATGCTCGCCAACGCTCCGGACTCCGCGAGACAGCCGCTCCCCGACCGGGTCCATATCCTCACGGCCGGCGCTCCGCCGCCGGCGGCGGTGCTCCACCGTGCGGAGGCGCTCGGCTTCTCCATCAGCCATGGGTACGGGCTCACTGAGACGGCGGGGCTGGCGATATCCTGCGCGTGGAAGGGGGAGTGGGACCGACTGCCGGCGGCGGAGCGGGCCAGACTCAAGGCTCGCCAAGGTGTTCGAACTTTGGCCATGGCCGAGATCGACGTCATCGACGGGTCCACCGGTGAAAGCGTCAAGCGGGACGGCGCCACCATGGGCGAGATAGTCCTCCGTGGCGGGTGCGTGATGCTCGGCTATCTAAAAGACGAGGAGGCGACGAGCCGGGCGGTGCGGCCGGACGGATGGTTCTACACCGGGGACGTGGGGGTCATGCATGCAGACGGGTACGTGGAGATCAAGGACAGATCCAAGGACGTGATCATCAGCGGCGGCGAGAATTTGAGCTCGGTGGAGGTGGAGTCGGTGTTGTACGGCCACCCGGCGGTGAATGAAGCGGCAGTGGTGGCGCGGCCGGACGAATACTGGGGGGAAACGCCGTGCGCGTTTGTTAGCATAAAGGAAGGAGTACTGGCGGCCCCACCGACGGAGAAGGAGGTGATTGGTTGGTGCCGGGAGAGGATGCCGCACTACATGGTGCCCAAAACGGTGGTGTTCAAGCCGGAATTGCCCAAGACATCAACGGGGAAGATTCAGAAGTATGTGCTGAGGAAGATGGCTAGGGCCATGGGATCCCCTCGGCCAAGTCGTATGTAG
- the LOC105055422 gene encoding cypmaclein isoform X2, which translates to MTWIGGSPSDPFWDLSLPASFYVFTSDVMTNGRSLLQAPKPAINCGAACEVRCSKSWKPKMCKKMCGVCCNKCSCVPPGTSAETRAMCPCYANMRNPKGQLKCP; encoded by the exons ATGACTTGGATTGGAGGAAGCCCTTCAGACCCTTTTTGGGATCTCTCTCTACCTGCTAGTTTTTATGTCTTTACTTCTGAT GTGATGACCAATGGGAGATCTCTCCTTCAGGCGCCTAAGCCTGCAATAA ACTGTGGAGCAGCGTGTGAGGTCCGGTGCAGCAAGTCATGGAAGCCAAAGATGTGCAAGAAGATGTGTGGTGTTTGCTGCAACAAGTGCAGCTGCGTTCCTCCTGGTACTTCTGCGGAGACTCGTGCCATGTGCCCTTGCTATGCCAACATGAGGAATCCTAAAGGCCAGCTCAAGTGTCCTTAG
- the LOC105055422 gene encoding cypmaclein isoform X1, with protein MALSNSLVPFLLLFFILSLQLVDSRPTLDHDLVMTNGRSLLQAPKPAINCGAACEVRCSKSWKPKMCKKMCGVCCNKCSCVPPGTSAETRAMCPCYANMRNPKGQLKCP; from the exons ATGGCTCTCTCCAATTCTTTGGTGCCATTTCTTCTACTCTTTTTCATCCTTTCACTCCAACTTGTTGATTCTCGCCCCACACTTGATCATGATTTG GTGATGACCAATGGGAGATCTCTCCTTCAGGCGCCTAAGCCTGCAATAA ACTGTGGAGCAGCGTGTGAGGTCCGGTGCAGCAAGTCATGGAAGCCAAAGATGTGCAAGAAGATGTGTGGTGTTTGCTGCAACAAGTGCAGCTGCGTTCCTCCTGGTACTTCTGCGGAGACTCGTGCCATGTGCCCTTGCTATGCCAACATGAGGAATCCTAAAGGCCAGCTCAAGTGTCCTTAG